CCACCTCGTTCTCTGAGCCCTGGGGCACAGTTCCCCCATAGGCAAAGGCGAGCAGAGCCCGCCAGCCCCGCAGCGTGGCCCCGGGTGGCAGGGGGACATGGGGCGGGGGTCCCTGGCGCAGCTCTCTGGTCCTGCTCTCCAGGAAGCGAAGGAAGAAGGAGCTGATGGAAGCCAGGACCACAGCATGGGCCACGTCGCCCTCCGGGCCCACAGCCACGTCCACCAGCTGTCCGGCGGTGCGGAGGTGGTCGGCCGTGGACAAGAAGTGTTCGGCGTGGGCCTCGTCCCGCAGGCTCCACTGGGCTGGGGCCGGCCCCTCCGCAACCCACATCTTGCCTGTGGGAACACATGGAGAGGGTGGTCAGGGTGCCAGCCCCATACCCGGAGCCTCTGGCCCATAGCAGAAGTCCTGGCTGGGGACATGGGGTCCTGCCCCATAGTGAAAGCCACTGGATCCATCGCCAAAGCCTCTACTCCACAGCTGAGGCCACCAGGCTCTGCTACAGCCCCATAACTGAATTTGATGCCCTTTGGCAAAACCACAGCCCCGCAGGTGAGGCCAGTGGGCCACGCCGCTGCCCCGTAGCTGAGGCTGATGTCCCTCATCTGCCACAGCACTGAACCCTCTGCATGAAGCTACGGCCCCACAGCCCCATAGCTCAGTCCGCTGTCCCCCATCAAACCCTCTGTCCCATCTGTCCTATAGCAGAAGCCACCAGGCCCTTCCCCAACCACTGCCCTGCAGCTGAAACTGCTGGTGCCCCAACAGCGGCAAAGCCACCGGCCCCTGGCACGGGTCCCCAGCGAAGCCACCTGTCCCCACCCGTTCGGTGCGTGGCAGCGTCTGCTGTGCGCTGCCAGCTGCATGTGACGTCGCCCATCACGCTCCCTCTCGCACCGCTTCCCCTCGGGGTGTGCCGATCCTCACGCGGCACCCCGCGGCACACCACGGTGCgctgcccgctgctgcccgcccgcccaccccccagccccgtcaCAAGTGGCACCTCGCGTGTTTCGTGCTGCGTTTGCACGGGGCCGCGTGACCTCGCTCGGGCTGCGCTTTGCAGCCCAGTGGGGTGCTCGTCATGTGCCGTGTCCTGCGCTGCCGCGTGGCGTGCCACGCCGAGCCGTGCCATGCGTTTGTCCCCCCTTACCGCCTGCTGCTGCTCCGGGAAGCTCCTGTGACCCCCCAGGAACGTGCCCGGGTAATTATAGCTCAGATGGGACACGTGGCTGCGGCCAGGAGCTGGGAGAGGCGCAGGCGGAGGGAGGTCCAAGGCCCCGGACTCCTGGGACAGGACGATGCGGACACCCGGGTTCCCTGAGGACAGGCCGGGGCAGCTGGAAGCTGCCAggagttttttcccctctcaggcAGCAGGAaggcgcaggcagggctgtaAACCCCGGGTTAGCCCGGACAGGTCCTGTTGGGGGTCTCTGGCCCATCAGACCCCCCCCTAACCCTTGCTCATCTCCACAGCCCAGGGTGAAGCAGGCTGCCCTCAAAAGCGCTTGGGTGGGAGAGACAcaacccccctcctcccccagccccatgggGGGTGACACATCCACCACCACTCGTTGTGCTTCTGAACTGGAGCTCAGCTCCCCTGACGCCCACACTGGGGTGCCCCCAGCCTCAGGGAGCACATGGGGACACCATCCCCTTGGCCCAGCCCCACGTACCCCCAGGACCACCCTGTACCTGCCCAGGACCCCCACCTGCCCACAGAGAGGACATACCAGGGGGCAGCAGGCTGCCATGGCTGGGACCAGgtgtccccctgcccctcctctgCTATCCTGGGGTTCCCCTATCTGCTGTCCCCTCCCCTTGCATCTCCCTGTGTTCCCCTACCCCCCATTCCTGCCTCCCCTCATGCCCACATGTCTCACATGTCCCTAAATGTCCTGTCCCTGTACCCTCGTATTCCCATGTGTCTGGTTGAATTCTGCCCCCAAAGATGATTTCACAGCCTCTCCAAGGCCACTTTTCAGCACTTTATCTACCCCAATTGTCAGTTTTTCCTTCTATCTAGAATTTCCCTTTCTCAACTTGTGCTTGTTATTTCTCACCCTTTACTGTGCACCTGAGCCTGCCTTTTCCATGTCCACTGTGAAAAATTGGCATCAGATCAGCCCTTgaccttcttttctccaggctgaatgaTGGAGTTCTCCTCACCTCTCTTCAGGCATCCTGTGGCTCAACCCTCTACACCTTCTCCGTGGCTTTGCTGGACACGCTTCACTTTGCACATAGAAAATTCAGCCAGAcccagccctgagcaacctgctccagcttggaGCAGGAAGATctccaggggtcccttccaaTTCAGCTATTCCCCAATTCTAACCCTGAAGTTGTGGGCTCTAGACTTCTTTAAATGCTTATTGAGGAAGGCCCCAGGCTCCTGAACACCTTGCTGTGGGTGATCTATagctccttcccccaccccaactTCCTCATCCTCAACCTAGAGCCAAGCGCCTCCTCAGAAGTTCTGACTCCAAGCCCTGACGGATGGTCTCAGTGCGCTGCAATCCCAATCCTTGCCAAAAAATCCTGCAGGGCCCACTCAAAATTACAAGAACAACCAAAAGACCAGACTGAAAACAGTAATTGTACCCCTCGAGCTTGCGTGTGCGATACAGACACAGAGGCAAAGTGATGCGCGTAGAGATCtcagcagcagatgaagtttcCACTCCATCGGCTTCACGGTTTTTGCACCTCGGCCCCAACACTGTAAACAGCCGGACGACATCAAAATTTTGTGACAACTGCTGATTTGACAGTATCTTTATTACACAAAGGCTTATTACATACAGCATGCGAAAGACAGCTCGCAGGGAAGGAAAGCTCCATTTACAGCTTGGGAGGTCCCGTCAGCCTCCAGCCCTCCTTGTTACCTATCTTGAAGAGAGCAGCGGTAACTCCAAGCCCCACACACGCAGTGGTACCGGTCATGTAACTGTGAGCTGCAAAAAACACATCAAACCATAAAAGATCTCTTAGGGCACAAGCACTATCCAGCAGATCTCGACAGACTCTGCAAATTTTCCATGAGCTACTCACAGTCCCTTGACCATCAGTAACGTTGTTTGCCAAGAGAAATcagaagttactttttttaaaattttctcatgCTTTTAGCTTGCAATTCGAAATATCAATTTCTATAATCCACTACCCCATCCCCTTACATAAGGAATCTTAAATTGCTTATTTCAGTGACAAAAGTAACAATCGCTGCTTCAAACTCTCATCAGCTCAGCAACTAGGAAAAGTAAAGATAAATTCTATTTCACCACAATTACAACTTAAATAAATCCCTCACATCTTTAACACCGAGTCTGAACGCCTACAGAAAACAGCTGTATAAATATCTGCAGGAGCTCATCTAGCCTGGCAACATgccacaggaacagcagcagcaagataCAGCTTGTCCCTCAGAGAGCATGAAGAATTCACAAGGCAGATGTTTGACTGTATTTTCCCTGTAAAATAAATCACGTTTGTTGCCAAGAAAACACGGATTTCCACAACTCTGTTTTTCACACCCTGCAATTTCAAGTCATAACCAGTAGTTATAACCGGCAGCACTGGGTCAGCTCTGTTTTCGTGCTGTAAATCAGTTCGATGTTTTCTCTGGTGTCCTCCTGTAGCTGTATTTATTTTAGCAGCCCTGTACAACGGAGCATCACTGAAACTGGCACGAAATGGAGTTCAGATACTGAGATGAATCTTTACCAAATAAGCCTGATATCaagattattttacatttttccctaATAGGAcgattttcagaaaacagagagggCTCATTTCATTACAGGCATTATCCACATTTACCTCTTGCACCTAAGACAGCTCCTGTCGCACAGCCTCCTATGAAATAGTCCAAGGGACTGTCTGGTTCCTCTCGGATTTGGGCACTGAGGCAAGTAGTTACTCCAAACACAGCTCCTAGTGTAGCTGTAAACAAgaggtaaaaaaccaaaacaaaacccctcaaGAAACTGAGAATTACATACAAAGCATATTTTGAGATGCACAGTGCTGTACCAGAGTTCCTctgagagaagagaggaaaatgaagcaagACGTGCTTTCGGCTACCCAGGGGCATCATGTCCTCGCCACTACGGGGAGACTCAGCATTATACAAGTCCCACCTAGTTCCTCCTGGTGACTCCTGCAGTCCAGTGGTGCAGCCATCCCTGTGCCACACGGGTCCTGCACGAGCCACCACAGCCCTCAGCTGGGTCCCCAGGAGCCCTGTTGTGTGTCAGCACCCAGGGCAGGAGCGCTCGAATGGCTACAGACAAACACCCCCACATCCAGCTTGGTCTCAGTAAGAGCCCTTCCAGATGAAGCAAGGGGGCAGCCCCCCAACAGCCagggggaaagagaagagagaaggaggttTCTCTGTAGCACATTCCCCCAGGGCGTAGGAGCCAGCAGTGCTGTTTGGGCTCTGCGCTGAAACTCCGCTCCCAAGTCCCTGTGACTCCAGCCCCACGGGGAATCAGGCAGAGGAACTCAGATGGCTCTGCTCTCCTTAAGGTCAGTTTGTCCATGGCATTTTactcctctgcctgcctggggcTTGCAAAGATTTTTGGATAGTAGAAAAATGGATTGAGTTTGTAAATTTTTTGTAAACTGATTTTGAAATTGAATTAACAATTTGGAATCAAACTAAGAAACTACAAAGTAGAATTGTCTTGTCCACTGAATTACATACCTCATCCCGTCAGACCCTAAATCTGTGTAACTGCAAACTCTGGCAAACAGCTGTGTCAAGCagacacaaacaaaaacaaaaaagatttgtttGTAATACAGGTTCTTGATCACAAAATGTGAATCTGGCTACCAGGCACCATCTACAGATTCCAATTCATCTTTCTTGGGAACAGCAAAAGTGTCCAGGATAAAAATTTTCAATCTCTATGGTAAATTAGTAAACCACAAGCTCATGTTACAAACCTCtgcattttttcagcaaaaagtgCAATTATGCTGATCCTAAAATCAACCGAGAAGAGCAAACCCACAGACCAAGGACAGTATTTCAGCTTCCcatctttctctgctttggaCCAAGGGGTCTGTAGGTAAAACACACGGCTTCAGACCACGAGGTCTGGCCCCTTCATAGTGGGCAGGATAAGCCCTTCCTCAGCTGTGAGAAATGGTAAGAAGATTTAATATGCTGGTTTAGGACTATGGGATTTATTGAAATCATAACTGGTTACATTATCCAGACCATTCTAATCACCTTTTAGGGCTCAACTTATTACAGGAGATTCCAGGTCCTGTTTTAGAGTTGAACAATTCAAAAATGCAGATCTGGACTGCTTGTCAACCTGCTTCCAGTTCAGAGCACTAATGCATGGGGAGAAACAGAGGTGATATAAACCACTAAATTAGACTGAAAACCAAGATGAGTTTGGTGAGAAAACTCTGCACTTGccaaggggctggggggagcttcAGCCTTGCGGATCTGCACCTGCATCTGGAATAGGCTCCTCAGTTCCCTGCTTGTCTCTTCAGTGTCCCCTTTCTCTTGCAAAACAAAGGCAATTCAGGAAAACTACGTGGTTTCTTCCTGGCTATACAGCAtgatgggaaaaaacccacatttattCTCCATTTGCCATCAAAAATATTGCATTTGCTCTTCAGCAAGTGTGATTTATTAAGTGCAAAGCCTGAAgtatgaagtaaaaaaataagtttGCTTCCACTATACTTTTGTCCATAAACTAGCTGTTTTGCAAATACTGAAAAGATGTACCTTTTACTCTAGATTGTAAAAAATGCATTACCTGCACTTCACATAAAGAACGTGTCATTACATAAAGAACATGGGAGGCAGAGGCTGCCTCAGCTGCATCTTCAGCCTGAGCTGACACGGCTGTTCTTCTGTCTCAAGCATTAATGCAGGAGTTTTTTCTGCCATTACCCATATAATTACTGGTATTGTGTTATCCAGCAGAAAATATTATCCACATGtgaatagtcacagaatcatcgaggttggaaaagcccttgaagctcctcccgtccaaccatgaacctcaccctgaccgttcccaactccaccagatccctcagcgctggctcaacccgactcttcaacccctccagggatggggactccccccctgccctgggcagcccattccaacgcccaacagccccttctgcaaagaaatccttcctaagagccagtctgaccctgccctggcgcagcttgaggccattccctcttgtcctggcgctggttccttggctcaagagactcatcccccctctctgcaccctcctttcagggagttgcagagggacaggaggtctcccctcagcctcctcttctagAACTTTTATTCTCTTGTGATGTGACATATAATAAGGGTTGTGTTagacaaaatacagcaaaaggcaATACCAACTGTAAAGCGTTGCACTTCTTTCAAGCCGTTCTGGCATTCTGGCTCTTGGCTCCATCCTTAAGGACCTGCCTTTGGGGCACGCCGAGGAGGAAACCAGCCACCACCGAGCGCAGAGGCGGAGGCTGAGCCCGGAGGCCGAACCCGAAGGCCTCGCCAGAGGCGGCCGGTGCCGCGGCAGCGCAGGGCGGCCCGGGACACCCCCGCCCCCGAAGCGCCCGCCGGCCGGAGCCGGGCCTTCCCCTTACCCATGGTGACGCAGTCGGCGGCTGCCATCTGCAAGGCGGCCAGGGCCGAGCCGGGCTGCAGCAGGATGATGCGATAGGCCGTCCCGATCAAGCCTGCAACACAGGGCGGCGCCGTCAGCACCGCTCAGCGCCGCCGCGGCTGAgggggctcccgccgcccggccccagcGCTACCGGCTCGAAACCGGCCGGGCCCCGTTTCGCCGCCGCCCAtcgccgctgccccccgcccccagccgcGGGTCCCCCGAGCCTCACCCGCGGCGGCGCCGACCCGGGTGGTGAGCCAGGTGCGGCGCGGGCACTCCTCGCCCTCGGGGCCGTCCCAGTAGCCCGCCATGGCACCGCAAGGGCACAGCCGCGGCGCCGCCCAGATCTCGCGAGAAGACGGCGcgaccccgccccgccccgccccggcagcgccgccctCCGGTCCcggggcctgggcctgggcctgggcctgagCCTACCGGGGCCTCCTCCAGCGGCGAACAGGCCTCCCGGTGCAGGCCGAAGGAGCGCAGCTCCCCcgagctgagctgctgctggggacgCGCCATCCCCGCGCCGGGAGCCTCCTGCCGGCACTTCCCGCGGACGGGGCCGCTGCGCTGCCTCCGGCTGGCAGGTGCTTGAGCGAACCCTTAGAAATCCGTTAGAGAAGTAattgtatttcatgttttcagCTCACACCGCAGCCGTGGCTCTTAAGGTGCTTTCAGAGAGTGCAGCTCTGTGTCTAAACCTGAACAACACTTCTGGTAGCACCAATCCTTTCAGTGTTGGGGTcgtttgtggggttttgggggttttgtgggttttggtttgtgaAGGGGCTACAATTATAACTAAATAGTACATGGATTATTTTGTATGAAGTTTTAAGGACTCTCTTCTAATTCTGTGTTTATGTACACTGCTACACTTGTATTTCCATTTTGTCCTTCTGAAATAATAAAGATGCTTTGACATACTTAGGCTgtagtgtatgtatgtatttttccaGTTCTCAGTTTGCTAATATAAAACATTCAGGGGCTCACGACCATGATTTCTCAGTGGTAGCCCTTCAAGCCAAGCTCTTCCACTTTTCACCACCACTGAAGTAACTTCAACAGCTGAATGGAAGAAGTCCCTGCCCGGATTGACAGCTCAAGCTTTCCCTCACCCGTCTTCTTCCCCCTTTATGTGAAAAGGGTATTAAATACTTCATTTGTGCATCCCCCACAGCACCTCTTTTCTGGGATAGGAGCTCACAGCAGCTGGAGGTGTCACCCCAAGAGCGAGGTGTTTGTTACAGCACTTCCCAGCACAAGGCTGCCAGGCCCAGCCTAAGCAAGGTCTGAGCAGGGCGAGAAGGGGGCCTGGAGCTGTGGCACAGCCCCTGGCTTGGGGACAGCAGAGCGGTGGCACGTTAGGCACGGCCGGGCAGACAAGTCATCTTCAGTTCAGAGCTGTCAAGTGTCAGTTTTAGAATGAGATGGAGAGGATAAGACTCCACACCATTAAGTAATGAACAGCATTCCAGGCTTTAAGCAGCTGTAAGCTCTTCTGAAtgtgtattacagaatcacagaatcatctggtt
The Strix uralensis isolate ZFMK-TIS-50842 chromosome 27, bStrUra1, whole genome shotgun sequence DNA segment above includes these coding regions:
- the NDUFA11 gene encoding NADH dehydrogenase [ubiquinone] 1 alpha subcomplex subunit 11 gives rise to the protein MAGYWDGPEGEECPRRTWLTTRVGAAAGLIGTAYRIILLQPGSALAALQMAAADCVTMATLGAVFGVTTCLSAQIREEPDSPLDYFIGGCATGAVLGARAHSYMTGTTACVGLGVTAALFKIGNKEGWRLTGPPKL